In Nostoc sp. UHCC 0926, a single genomic region encodes these proteins:
- a CDS encoding DNA cytosine methyltransferase, with translation MKKQRAIAVDLFAGAGGMTLGFEQAGFDVLASVEIDPIHCATHEFNFPFCSVLCKSVEQTTGKEIRNRSEIGDREIDVVICGSPCQGFSLIGKRAVDDPRNSLVFHFHRLVLELKPKFFVMENVRGITVGKHKQILQTLISEFKIYGYKVEENYQILNAAHYGVPQSRERLFLIGAREDLELPKYPQPITKQALPNNLNSKKISDIPLSPTVWDAIEDLPEIEKYPELLTRNWVTAEYGKPSNYARILRGIKCLNDDYSYKREYDLRILSSSLRTKHSAETIQRFQETQQGEREKISRFYKLHPAGVCNTLRAGTDKYKGSFTSPRPIHPFTPRCITVREAARLHSYPDWFRFHVTKWHGFRQVGNSVPPLLAKAVASEIIRSLNISPFKPSLRSKLGEEKLLQFNMSQAVQYYQCD, from the coding sequence ATGAAAAAACAAAGAGCGATCGCAGTTGATTTGTTCGCTGGCGCGGGCGGTATGACTCTTGGCTTTGAGCAAGCTGGCTTTGATGTGCTGGCGTCCGTGGAAATCGACCCGATCCACTGTGCAACACATGAGTTTAACTTCCCTTTTTGCTCAGTTTTATGTAAAAGTGTTGAACAGACAACCGGGAAAGAAATTAGGAATCGGTCTGAGATTGGCGATCGTGAAATTGATGTGGTAATTTGTGGCTCACCATGTCAAGGATTTTCCCTAATTGGTAAACGGGCTGTTGATGATCCACGAAACTCTTTGGTGTTTCACTTTCATCGACTGGTTTTGGAGCTAAAACCAAAATTTTTTGTGATGGAAAATGTGCGGGGGATCACAGTTGGCAAACATAAACAAATCCTCCAAACCTTAATTAGCGAGTTTAAAATTTACGGCTATAAGGTAGAAGAAAATTACCAAATTCTCAACGCTGCACATTACGGAGTACCACAGTCCCGTGAGAGATTATTTCTCATAGGCGCAAGGGAAGATCTAGAGTTACCGAAATATCCTCAACCGATTACTAAACAAGCATTACCAAATAATTTAAATTCTAAAAAAATATCTGACATTCCATTGAGTCCTACAGTATGGGATGCAATTGAAGATTTACCTGAAATAGAAAAATATCCTGAGTTACTAACGAGAAATTGGGTAACAGCAGAATACGGAAAGCCTAGTAACTACGCTCGGATACTTCGCGGTATCAAATGTCTAAACGATGATTATTCTTACAAACGCGAATATGATTTGCGAATACTTTCTTCAAGTTTAAGAACAAAACATTCAGCAGAAACTATTCAACGTTTTCAGGAGACTCAACAAGGCGAGAGAGAAAAAATTAGTCGTTTTTATAAGCTGCACCCGGCTGGTGTCTGCAATACTTTAAGAGCCGGAACAGACAAGTACAAGGGTTCTTTCACATCTCCTAGACCGATTCATCCATTTACGCCCCGTTGTATCACAGTCAGAGAAGCAGCAAGATTGCATTCTTACCCCGATTGGTTTAGATTTCATGTAACCAAATGGCACGGATTTCGGCAAGTCGGTAACTCTGTACCACCCCTACTAGCAAAGGCTGTGGCGTCAGAAATTATTCGCAGTTTGAATATTTCGCCTTTTAAGCCGAGTTTGCGATCCAAATTGGGAGAGGAGAAGTTACTACAATTTAATATGTCCCAAGCGGTACAATATTATCAGTGTGACTGA